A stretch of the Bos indicus isolate NIAB-ARS_2022 breed Sahiwal x Tharparkar chromosome 13, NIAB-ARS_B.indTharparkar_mat_pri_1.0, whole genome shotgun sequence genome encodes the following:
- the OTUD1 gene encoding OTU domain-containing protein 1 — protein sequence MQLYSSVCTHYPAGGQGPTAATAAPPAAATATSFKVSLQPPGPAGGAPEPETGECQPAAAAEPREAAAAPAAKMPAFSSCFEMVSGAAAPASAAAAGPPGGSCKPPLPPHYTSTAQITVRALGADRLLLRGPEPGAAAPAAPRGRCLLLAPAAGAPIPPRRGSSAWLLEELLRPDGPEPAGLDATREGPDRNFRLSEHRQALAAAKHRGPAPPPGSPEPGPGPWAEERPAERNLRGWDRAGDRRDAPGAEEPGRPDPEAEAAPARSGEAAPGGATEAVIVSRSDPRDEKLALYLAEVERQDKYLRQRNKYRFHIIPDGNCLYRAVSKAVYGDQSLHRELREQTVHYIADHLDHFSPLIEGDVGEFIIAAAQDGAWAGYPELLAMGQMLNVNIHLTTGGRLESPTVSTMIHYLGPEDSLRPSIWLSWLSNGHYDAVFDHSYPNPEYDTWCRQTQVQRKRDEELAKSMAISLSKMYIEQNACS from the coding sequence ATGCAGCTCTACAGCAGCGTCTGCACCCACTACCCAGCCGGGGGCCAGGGTCCCACGGCCGCAACCGCCGCTccgcccgccgccgccaccgccaccTCGTTCAAGGTCTCTCTGCAGCCCCCGGGACCCGCCGGTGGCGCCCCGGAACCCGAGACCGGTGAGTGCCAGCCGGCCGCGGCCGCCGAGCCCCGCGAAGCCGCCGCCGCTCCCGCCGCCAAGATgcccgccttctcctcctgcttcgaGATGGTGTCCGGGGCCGCCGCCCCCGCctcagccgccgccgccgggccGCCCGGCGGGTCCTGCaagccgccgctgccgccgcacTACACGTCCACGGCGCAGATCACCGTGCGGGCCCTGGGCGCCGACCGGCTCCTGCTGCGCGGCCCGGAGCCCGGCGCCGCGGCGCCCGCCGCCCCACGCGGCCGCTGCCTCCTCCTGGCCCCGGCAGCAGGCGCTCCGATTCCCCCGCGGCGGGGCTCCTCGGCCTGGCTTCTGGAGGAGCTGCTGAGGCCCGACGGCCCGGAGCCTGCCGGTCTGGACGCGACCCGCGAGGGGCCCGACAGAAACTTCCGACTGAGCGAGCACCGCCAGGCCCTGGCAGCCGCCAAGCACCGCGGCCCCGCGCCGCCCCCGGGGAGCCCGGAGCCCGGCCCTGGCCCGTGGGCCGAGGAGCGCCCGGCAGAAAGGAACCTCCGCGGCTGGGACAGAGCTGGCGACCGCCGCGACGCTCCCGGCGCCGAAGAGCCGGGGCGGCCCGACCCTGAGGCCGAGGCGGCCCCGGCCCGCAGCGGCGAGGCGGCCCCGGGCGGCGCGACCGAGGCGGTGATCGTGTCCAGGTCGGATCCTAGGGACGAGAAGCTGGCCCTGTACCTGGCGGAGGTGGAGAGGCAGGACAAGTACCTGCGGCAGAGGAACAAGTACCGATTTCACATCATTCCCGACGGCAACTGCCTCTACCGGGCGGTCAGCAAGGCAGTGTACGGGGACCAGAGTCTGCACCGGGAGCTACGGGAACAGACGGTGCACTACATCGCCGACCACCTCGACCACTTTAGCCCCTTGATTGAGGGCGACGTTGGGGAGTTTATCATCGCTGCTGCGCAGGACGGGGCGTGGGCCGGGTACCCTGAACTGCTGGCCATGGGGCAGATGCTGAATGTGAATATCCATCTGACTACTGGAGGGAGGCTGGAGAGCCCCACGGTGTCTACCATGATTCACTATTTGGGCCCGGAGGATTCCCTAAGGCCTAGCATTTGGCTCAGTTGGCTCAGTAACGGACATTATGACGCGGTGTTTGATCACTCGTATCCGAACCCGGAGTATGACACTTGGTGCAGGCAGACTCAAGTGCAGAGAAAACGCGATGAAGAACTCGCCAAATCCATGGCCATATCCCTGTCCAAAATGTATATTGAGCAAAATGCATGCTCTTGA